A region from the Acyrthosiphon pisum isolate AL4f chromosome A1, pea_aphid_22Mar2018_4r6ur, whole genome shotgun sequence genome encodes:
- the LOC103309790 gene encoding uncharacterized protein LOC103309790, translating to MPKFNKKQLAMIALILDDEEKNCNRTKKNWVRKMFTERKFVGEFHTLFKELEDEEIYFYKYLRMSQSQFYVLLTKIQPKIQKQNTTFREAISPKEKLMVCLRFLATGDSFQTISFSYRLGHSTVHYIVKEVCKAIVDELLAEVMPQPKEKDWEKISDDFWKMWNFHNCLGALDGKHVDIFCSSEQWFPIF from the exons ATGcctaagttcaataaaaaacaaCTAGCGATGATCGCCTTAATTTTGGACgacgaagaaaaaaattgtaatcgaACTAAGAAAAATTGGGTGCGGAAAATGTTCACTGAGAGGAAATTCGTAGGAGAATTTCATACATTATTCAAAGAATTAGAAGAtgaagaaatttatttttataaatacttaagaATGTCACAAAGTCAATTTTATGTCCTTTTAACTAAAATTCAAcctaaaattcaaaaacaaaacactACATTTCGAGAAGCAATAAGtcccaaagaaaaattaatggtCTGTTTAAG gtttttaGCGACTGGTGATTCGTTTCAAACTATATCATTTAGTTATCGGCTGGGGCATTCGACTGTTCATTACATTGTTAAAGAAGTATGCAAAGCTATAGTAGACGAATTGTTAGCAGAAGTGATGCCACAACCAAAAGAAAAAGATTGGGAAAAAATTTCTGATGACTTCTGGAAAATGTGGAACTTTCATAATTGCTTAGGAGCGTTGGATGGGAAACACGTGGACATTTTTTGCTCCTCCGAACAGTGGTtcccaatattttaa
- the LOC107884042 gene encoding uncharacterized protein LOC107884042 yields MWKYEESMSFVIPFFKERETQSNIAEPDSLSDGSNDEQEGMKSVVITGETSEKNSNNNINKQCTSSQKSSTRYSLNKRKFEKTETASSVLMKYLVESDKKETKETANDHSIDIFFNSLAATVKTFSPEYQHMAKSKLFNIVSELEWAHLQSKNTHYQVPIPINFPAPENKSNRHPIPFVQTQNIQQAVYPQNQMYEMSCLSNSSTPNDSLMSSQTQTPSPSPVSSGRSSAQSYYEHFQPNNF; encoded by the coding sequence ATGTGGAAGTATGAAGAATCTATGTCATTTGTGATTCCATTTTTTAAAGAAAGGGAAACACAAAGCAACATAGCAGAACCTGATAGCTTGAGTGATGGATCGAATGATGAACAAGAAGGTATGAAGAGCGTTGTTATTACAGGAGAAACttcagaaaaaaattctaataacaacataaataagCAATGTACATCTTCACAAAAAAGTTCTACTAGGTATTCtctaaacaaaagaaaatttgaaaaaacagaGACAGCTTCATCTGtactaatgaaatatttagtagaaaGTGATAAGAAAGAAACAAAAGAGACTGCTAATGATCAttcaatagatatatttttcaatagccTAGCCGCTACTGTAAAAACTTTTTCACCAGAGTACCAGCATATGGCAAAgtcaaaactatttaatattgtatccgAACTCGAGTGGGCTCATTTACAAagtaaaaatacacattacCAAGTGCCAATACCAATTAATTTTCCAGCTCCAGAGAACAAGTCAAATAGACACCCAATACCATTTGTTCAAACTCAAAACATCCAACAAGCAGTCTATCCTCAAAATCAAATGTATGAAATGTCATGTTTGTCCAACTCATCTACTCCAAATGATTCTTTAATGTCTAGTCAAACTCAAACACCATCACCATCACCAGTAAGTTCCGGAAGGTCATCTGCACAATCTTACTATGAACATTTTCAGCCAAATAACTTTTAA